In a single window of the Drosophila miranda strain MSH22 chromosome XL, D.miranda_PacBio2.1, whole genome shotgun sequence genome:
- the LOC108158844 gene encoding ral GTPase-activating protein subunit beta isoform X13 yields MYSEWASLSAQITANSCGAQCFSVLNKFPASAGREVVVSVVKQLGTNLGITQNAEPSHLVKDEEVKWCMDVICFGLSLPLQEHETIKDCVNVYCEWLTALHPQPRISVPKPICEDANLYARQIINHFHNLFVPRQGESADTIKRQAVLCHRVLRTLQQTAQISQQMDRQTWDTLLLFLLAINEILLAPPTVKDDVGDQLCERVLSVLFEVWLLACVRSFPSPSMWKTLQESCSMWRHRVALVDQWNRVNLALTSRLLEFSYGPAFPQLKNADEDGQLIPLGMSNDCVAQTWYRFLRMIGNPTALCSPHIISKSSHFVQWALTHEKGAETHQHPCLQMLPQIFLNAMKGISSQVDAFLGVYQPPPHQTDSVVTNLMEIRHSLNEATSSTLQQFIHSSSASNISANSQQQGSAAQQLQLQLQHQHMHHHHHLHYPHLHLHGAGSFLRDNFMSNSASSALNAIMGHHSHHQQHQQHHQQQQLSLSQSGASPTSTAALVASNLGHSMGAVGSTSAGGSHSAGVVGSISFSTTEASLPSAGVSSTPTPPLQRRLAKSFSVAPTITQQKGLSKTSLIGLTGGGARNAIGSSSSSSYIHSSGSTSAGPVQGTGGVAAAPGSGITTATGAGTGSGSGGQAPAPAAAAAPTTPTSTSGPPSASSSINSLPLTSMGAGVELAVARPKCNSILHVFHEWLFEAAHIGGDTWRQNRKKQACEASKRPSSMIMEHRKGSISLSQPNSLNDPASLPPTLTIDKYESGRAEAIGTLCKIFCAKKTGEEILPVYLARFYMALQQCLKITESKECDETLASILLHSGDLFRLDLDGINVLLPGFIAALEIVLPDKDLKLKTQSMAFNRTELRRSAINILLSIMVLPLHYQSLPIRDLSSETNEKMFTFIQLKSRLMNILMNALQVETDAQNTHMLLGGLLLCVQDAVTFEETDLGGGGSGSGATHLHNSGGAQHQHQHHEANLLSSGCSERSASLVSTGTASLGAQTTATMGAGSGSIRDTASAHDYPSLTISDDMSFEFGQELEGVTTYDNAHALFVRATYLVCHRLISSWKTDLNVSLAALELLSGLARLHIRETARKFTNDALECKRAVKWICDYICYQCSRPPPAHSKDLHSTIVAAFQCTAAWLMQHPYLLQDKDCLQTVLEVVELGISGTKSQSKSGDIPKFKDEKELKPASMRVRDAAENLLTIILEQVGYFPSECGPESISSLLDELALMKHCNSMVPAAAASTEQAIAKFKYFVTENSTILALLEEPLGNDQDPQPTVTLLIRGPFGRHAWTMQLRHLPRSKSGIKYHAVNPGRPIPMNDISQRPECEQKNFPDGVDKVQPCVADYSIPTIEQIREQYGSASIRELELILENQSIHEKLAWAEADNSVDSLSHSQECVPPLVCQEFHAARLFLSHFGFLTFETRNPHNPAESLGTPPQRPLIVLDTKSTAFAADLDRLDKLSARTHDTVYVFYVKTGQTSAQQIIGNMVEEPSLTYDPHFAGMLQTLGWPVLVADHSGWTGFAHNSWSLKGTPEEQHQQQQQLQLKSNVPSELNYNGSQRVLYWADVSSEIAFVVPTTWNLRYNSDISDGASIANSDQIGSSNVWARCESDTGTGPAKSKPRNLSLELETATGTGAGTGRTQKEPVPPTRRKGNVTKPTLLAQAPAKIFLVWLESYEDYLNFPLEDLLAYTRTGEELHSLQQPRAADCHVIFVHSLLSGLLRVKLQGPPGRMSFATPLVDGMVLSRRVVGNLVRQTALNISRRRRLDNDNYQPPHVRRRLKVQDIVQKYKMDLSEAELLAHLFQRAI; encoded by the exons ATGTACTCTGAATGGGCCTCGCTGTCGGCCCAGATTACAGCTAACAGCTGCGGGGCGCAATGCTTCAGTGTGCTGAACAAGTTTCCAGCCTCGGCTGGACGGGAAGTGGTCGTGTCGGTGGTTAAGCAGCTGGGCACCAATCTGGGCATCACTCAGAATGCCGAGCCAAGTCATCTGGTCAAGGATGAGGAG GTGAAATGGTGCATGGATGTGATCTGCTTCGGGCTGTCGCTGCCCCTGCAAGAGCACGAGACCATCAAGGACTGCGTAAATGTCTACTGCGAGTGGCTCACTGCGTTGCATCCACAGCCGCGCATCAGTGTGCCGAAGCCCATATGCGAGGATGCCAATCTGTATGCCCGCCAGATAATCAACCATTTCCACAATCTTTTTGTTCCGCGCCAGGGCGAAA GTGCCGACACCATCAAGCGGCAGGCGGTGCTCTGTCATCGGGTACTGCGTACTCTGCAGCAGACTGCGCAGATTTCGCAGCAAATGGATCGTCAGACTTGGGACACATTGCTGCTCTTCCTTTTGGCCATTAACGAGATTCTACTGGCGCCGCCCACCGTCAAGGACGATGTGGGGGATCAGCTGTGCGAGCGTGTGCTCTCCGTGCTCTTCGAAGTGTGGCTTCTGGCCTGCGTGCGCAGTTTCCCGTCGCCTTCGATGTGGAAGACGCTGCAGGAGTCGTGCTCCATGTGGCGGCATCGCGTGGCCCTTGTCGATCAGTGGAATCGTGTCAACTTGGCCCTGACGTCGCGACTTCTCGAGTTCAGCTACGGACCAGCGTTTCCCCAGCTCAAAAATG CCGATGAGGATGGCCAGCTGATACCCCTTGGCATGTCAAATGATTGTGTGGCCCAGACATGGTATCGCTTCTTGCGTATGATCGGTAATCCCACTGCGCTCTGCTCGCCGCACATCATCAGCAAATCGTCGCACTTCGTGCAGTGGGCACTCACCCACGAGAAGGGGGCCGAGACGCACCAGCATCCGTGTCTGCAGATGCTGCCGCAGATCTTTCTCAATGCGATGAAGGGCATCTCCAGCCAGGTTGATGCGTTTCTGG GCGTTTATCAGCCGCCGCCACATCAAACGGATAGTGTCGTGACGAATCTAATGGAAATACGGCACTCGCTGAACGAGGCCACCTCCTCCACGCTGCAGCAGTTCATCCACTCGAGCAGCGCATCGAATATATCGGCAAATAGCCAGCAGCAGGGCTCCGCCGCTCAACAActgcagctccagctccagcatcAGCATATGCATCACCACCATCACCTACACTATCCGCACTTGCATTTACATGGCGCTGGCAGCTTCCTGCGCGACAATTTCATGAGCAACTCGGCCAGCTCTGCTCTGAATGCCATCATGGGTCATCACAGTcaccatcagcagcatcagcagcaccaccagcagcaacagctatCACTCTCCCAGAGCGGAGCCTCGCCTACGTCGACCGCTGCCTTAGTTGCCAGTAATTTGGGACACTCGATGGGGGCCGTTGGAAGCACCAGCGCTGGTGGTAGCCATTCGGCCGGAGTCGTCGGCAGCATATCCTTTAGCACGACTGAGGCTAGCCTGCCATCGGCGGGTGTCTCCAGCACGCCCACACCTCCGCTACAGCGACGATTGGCCAAGAGTTTTAGCGTGGCGCCCACCATAACGCAGCAGAAGG GCTTGAGCAAAACCTCGCTTATCGGCCTCACGGGGGGCGGTGCACGCAATGcgatcggcagcagcagcagcagcagctacatcCACAGCAGCGGCTCGACGAGCGCTGGCCCCGTCCAAGGCACGGGTGGTGTTGCCGCTGCCCCTGGCAGTGGCATTACTACTGCCACTGGCGCTGGCACTGGCTCCGGTTCTGGTGGCCAGGCACCGGCTccagctgcggctgcggcaCCCACAACGCCAACATCGACATCGGGTCCGCCCTCGGcgagcagcagcatcaact CTCTGCCGCTGACATCGATGGGAGCTGGCGTTGAGCTGGCGGTGGCGCGGCCCAAGTGTAACAGCATTCTCCACGTATTCCACGAGTGGCTGTTCGAGGCAGCGCACATAGGTGGCGATACCTGGCGCCAGAACCGCAAGA AACAGGCATGCGAAGCCAGTAAGCGGCCATCGTCGATGATAATGGAGCACCGCAAGGGTTCAATATCGCTATCGCAGCCCAACTCTCTGAACGATCCGGCCTCTCTGCCACCCACGCTGACCATCGATAAGTACGAGTCGGGCAGGGCCGAGGCCATTGGTACACTTTGCAAGATATTCTGTGCGAAGAAAACCGGCGAAGAGATACTGCCGGTCTATTTGGCCCGCTTCTATATGGCCCTCCAGCAGTGCCTGAAGATCACCGAGTCGAAGGAGTGCGACGAGACGCTGGCCAGCATTCTGCTGCATTCGGGTGATCTCTTTCGCCTGGACCTGGATGGGATCAATGTCCTGCTGCCGGGCTTCATAGCCGCCCTAGAGATTGTGCTGCCCGACAAGGATCTGAAGCTGAAAACGCAGTCAATGGCATTCAACCGGACGGAGCTGCGGCGCTCGGCCATCAACATACTGCTGTCGATAATGGTGCTGCCCCTTCATTACCAGTCACTGCCCATTCGAGATCTGTCCAGTGAGACGAACGAGAA GATGTTCACGTTCATCCAGCTCAAGTCGCGACTTATGAACATTCTGATGAACGCTCTGCAGGTGGAGACAGATGCCCAGAACACACACATGCTGCTGGGCGGCCTGCTGTTGTGCGTCCAGGATGCCGTCACCTTCGAGGAGACCGATctgggcggcggcggctctggctctggcgcCACTCATCTGCACAACTCCGGCGGTgcccagcaccagcaccagcaccatgAGGCCAATCTCCTCAGCTCGG GTTGCTCGGAGCGTTCCGCTTCGCTGGTCAGCACCGGCACGGCCAGCTTAGGGGCCCAAACGACGGCCACCATGGGAGCTGGCTCGGGCTCCATACGCGACACGGCCTCAGCCCACGATTATCCAAGTTTGACCATCTCCGATGACATGTCATTCGAGTTTGGCCAAGAGCTGGAGGGCGTGACCACATATG ATAATGCCCATGCCTTGTTCGTGCGTGCCACGTATTTGGTCTGCCATCGGCTCATCTCGTCGTGGAAAACGGACTTAAATGTCTCACTGGCGGCCCTTGAGCTGTTGTCCGGCTTGGCCAGGCTCCACATACGGGAAACAG CCAGGAAGTTTACAAATG ACGCTCTAGAGTGCAAGCGGGCCGTCAAGTGGATCTGCGACTACATATGTTATCAGTGCTCGAGGCCGCCGCCGGCCCACAGCAAGGATCTGCACAGCACGATTGTGGCTGCCTTCCAGTGCACCGCTGCATGGCTGATGCAGCATCCGTATCTGCTGCAGGATAAGGACTGCCTGCAGACAGTTCTGGAGGTGGTTGAGCTGGGCATATCTGGCaccaagagccagagcaaaaGCGGCGATATACCCAAGTTCAAGGATGAGAAGGAGCTGAAACCGGCCTCCATGAGGGTGCGAGACGCTGCCGAGAATCTGCTCACAATCATACTCGAACAGGTCGGCTATTTCCCAAGCGAGTGCGGCCCCGAGTCCATATCCTCCCTGCTCGATGAGCTGGCACTGATGAAGCACTGCAACTCGATGGTGCCGGCGGCGGCGGCCAGCACCGAGCAGGCAATTGCCAAGTTCAAGTATTTTGTGACGGAGAACTCGACGATATTGGCCCTGCTCGAGGAGCCGCTGGGCAACGATCAGGACCCGCAGCCAACAGTGACAC TGCTGATACGTGGACCATTTGGACGACATGCCTGGACCATGCAGCTGCGTCATCTTCCACGCAGTAAGTCGGGCATCAAGTACCACGCCGTCAATCCTGGTCGGCCCATTCCTATGAACGATATTAGCCAGAGACCCGAGTGCGAGCAGAAGAACTTCCCCGACGGCGTTGACAAGGTGCAGCCCTGCGTGGCCGACTATTCCATACCCACTATCGAGCAGATTCGCGAGCAGTATGGATCCGCGAGCATCAGGGAGCTGGAATTGATCCTCGAGAACCAGAGCATCCACGAGAAGCTGGCCTGGGCGGAGGCCGACAACAGTGTGGACAGTCTGTCGCATTCGCAAGAGTGCGTGCCGCCGTTGGTGTGCCAAGAGTTCCATGCCGCACGGCTTTTCCTATCTCATTTTGGCTTCCTCACATTCGAGACGCGCAATCCACACAATCCAGCGGAGTCGCTGGGAACACCGCCTCAGCGGCCCCTCATTGTGCTGGACACCAAGTCGACAGCATTTGCCGCCGATCTGGACAGGCTGGATAAGCTCAGTGCTCGCACCCATGATACCGTCTATGTATTCTATGTAAAG ACGGGTCAGACAAGTGCCCAGCAAATAATTGGCAATATGGTGGAGGAGCCCTCCCTAACCTACGATCCGCACTTTGCCGGCATGCTGCAAACCCTTGGATGGCCGGTGCTGGTGGCCGATCACTCTGGCTGGACGGGCTTTGCACACAACTCCTGGTCGCTGAAGGGAACGCCGGaggagcagcatcagcagcagcagcagctgcagcttaAATCCAATGTACCCAGCGAGCTCAATTATAATGGATCGCAGCGTGTGCTCTACTGGGCGGATGTCTCGTCGGAGATTGCTTTCGTTGTGCCGACCACTTGGAATCTGCGCTACAACAGCGACATCAGCGATGGCGCCAGCATAGCCAACAGTGATCAGATCGGATCGAGCAATGTGTGGGCACGTTGCGAGTCGGATACGGGAACTGGTCCAGCCAAGTCCAAGCCGCGGAATCTCAGCTTAGAATTGGAAACGGCCACCGGCACCGGTGCCGGTACCGGTCGCACGCAAAAGGAGCCTGTGCCGCCAACGCGACGCAAAGGGAACGTAACCAAGCCGACGCTGCTCGCTCAGGCGCCTGCCAAGATCTTCCTGGTGTGGCTGGAGAGCTACGAGGACTATCTGAACTTCCCGCTCGAGGATCTTCTTGCCTACACCCGCACCGGCGAGGAGCTGCACTCGCTCCAGCAACCCAGGGCCGCCGACTGTCATGTGATCTTCGTGCACTCGCTTCTGTCGGGACTATTAAGGGTCAAACTGCAGGGTCCACCCGGTCGCATGAGCTTTGCCACGCCCCTAGTCGATGGCATGGTGCTGAGTCGGCGCGTCGTTGGCAATCTGGTACGTCAGACGGCCCTAAACATATCCCGACGACGGCGACTGGACAATGATAA CTACCAACCGCCGCATGTGCGACGGCGATTGAAGGTGCAGGACATTGTCCAGAAGTACAAAATGGACTTGAGCGAGGCCGAGCTGTTGGCCCATCTGTTCCAGCGCGCAATTTAG
- the LOC108158844 gene encoding ral GTPase-activating protein subunit beta isoform X8: MYSEWASLSAQITANSCGAQCFSVLNKFPASAGREVVVSVVKQLGTNLGITQNAEPSHLVKDEEVKWCMDVICFGLSLPLQEHETIKDCVNVYCEWLTALHPQPRISVPKPICEDANLYARQIINHFHNLFVPRQGEILPFLYQTTLGADTIKRQAVLCHRVLRTLQQTAQISQQMDRQTWDTLLLFLLAINEILLAPPTVKDDVGDQLCERVLSVLFEVWLLACVRSFPSPSMWKTLQESCSMWRHRVALVDQWNRVNLALTSRLLEFSYGPAFPQLKNADEDGQLIPLGMSNDCVAQTWYRFLRMIGNPTALCSPHIISKSSHFVQWALTHEKGAETHQHPCLQMLPQIFLNAMKGISSQVDAFLGLSKTSLIGLTGGGARNAIGSSSSSSYIHSSGSTSAGPVQGTGGVAAAPGSGITTATGAGTGSGSGGQAPAPAAAAAPTTPTSTSGPPSASSSINSLPLTSMGAGVELAVARPKCNSILHVFHEWLFEAAHIGGDTWRQNRKKQACEASKRPSSMIMEHRKGSISLSQPNSLNDPASLPPTLTIDKYESGRAEAIGTLCKIFCAKKTGEEILPVYLARFYMALQQCLKITESKECDETLASILLHSGDLFRLDLDGINVLLPGFIAALEIVLPDKDLKLKTQSMAFNRTELRRSAINILLSIMVLPLHYQSLPIRDLSSETNEKMFTFIQLKSRLMNILMNALQVETDAQNTHMLLGGLLLCVQDAVTFEETDLGGGGSGSGATHLHNSGGAQHQHQHHEANLLSSGCSERSASLVSTGTASLGAQTTATMGAGSGSIRDTASAHDYPSLTISDDMSFEFGQELEGVTTYDNAHALFVRATYLVCHRLISSWKTDLNVSLAALELLSGLARLHIRETDTLVKIYEASQNLTIISSDALECKRAVKWICDYICYQCSRPPPAHSKDLHSTIVAAFQCTAAWLMQHPYLLQDKDCLQTVLEVVELGISGTKSQSKSGDIPKFKDEKELKPASMRVRDAAENLLTIILEQVGYFPSECGPESISSLLDELALMKHCNSMVPAAAASTEQAIAKFKYFVTENSTILALLEEPLGNDQDPQPTVTLLIRGPFGRHAWTMQLRHLPRSKSGIKYHAVNPGRPIPMNDISQRPECEQKNFPDGVDKVQPCVADYSIPTIEQIREQYGSASIRELELILENQSIHEKLAWAEADNSVDSLSHSQECVPPLVCQEFHAARLFLSHFGFLTFETRNPHNPAESLGTPPQRPLIVLDTKSTAFAADLDRLDKLSARTHDTVYVFYVKTGQTSAQQIIGNMVEEPSLTYDPHFAGMLQTLGWPVLVADHSGWTGFAHNSWSLKGTPEEQHQQQQQLQLKSNVPSELNYNGSQRVLYWADVSSEIAFVVPTTWNLRYNSDISDGASIANSDQIGSSNVWARCESDTGTGPAKSKPRNLSLELETATGTGAGTGRTQKEPVPPTRRKGNVTKPTLLAQAPAKIFLVWLESYEDYLNFPLEDLLAYTRTGEELHSLQQPRAADCHVIFVHSLLSGLLRVKLQGPPGRMSFATPLVDGMVLSRRVVGNLVRQTALNISRRRRLDNDNYQPPHVRRRLKVQDIVQKYKMDLSEAELLAHLFQRAI, translated from the exons ATGTACTCTGAATGGGCCTCGCTGTCGGCCCAGATTACAGCTAACAGCTGCGGGGCGCAATGCTTCAGTGTGCTGAACAAGTTTCCAGCCTCGGCTGGACGGGAAGTGGTCGTGTCGGTGGTTAAGCAGCTGGGCACCAATCTGGGCATCACTCAGAATGCCGAGCCAAGTCATCTGGTCAAGGATGAGGAG GTGAAATGGTGCATGGATGTGATCTGCTTCGGGCTGTCGCTGCCCCTGCAAGAGCACGAGACCATCAAGGACTGCGTAAATGTCTACTGCGAGTGGCTCACTGCGTTGCATCCACAGCCGCGCATCAGTGTGCCGAAGCCCATATGCGAGGATGCCAATCTGTATGCCCGCCAGATAATCAACCATTTCCACAATCTTTTTGTTCCGCGCCAGGGCGAAA TCTTGCCATTTCTATACCAAACCACGCTTG GTGCCGACACCATCAAGCGGCAGGCGGTGCTCTGTCATCGGGTACTGCGTACTCTGCAGCAGACTGCGCAGATTTCGCAGCAAATGGATCGTCAGACTTGGGACACATTGCTGCTCTTCCTTTTGGCCATTAACGAGATTCTACTGGCGCCGCCCACCGTCAAGGACGATGTGGGGGATCAGCTGTGCGAGCGTGTGCTCTCCGTGCTCTTCGAAGTGTGGCTTCTGGCCTGCGTGCGCAGTTTCCCGTCGCCTTCGATGTGGAAGACGCTGCAGGAGTCGTGCTCCATGTGGCGGCATCGCGTGGCCCTTGTCGATCAGTGGAATCGTGTCAACTTGGCCCTGACGTCGCGACTTCTCGAGTTCAGCTACGGACCAGCGTTTCCCCAGCTCAAAAATG CCGATGAGGATGGCCAGCTGATACCCCTTGGCATGTCAAATGATTGTGTGGCCCAGACATGGTATCGCTTCTTGCGTATGATCGGTAATCCCACTGCGCTCTGCTCGCCGCACATCATCAGCAAATCGTCGCACTTCGTGCAGTGGGCACTCACCCACGAGAAGGGGGCCGAGACGCACCAGCATCCGTGTCTGCAGATGCTGCCGCAGATCTTTCTCAATGCGATGAAGGGCATCTCCAGCCAGGTTGATGCGTTTCTGG GCTTGAGCAAAACCTCGCTTATCGGCCTCACGGGGGGCGGTGCACGCAATGcgatcggcagcagcagcagcagcagctacatcCACAGCAGCGGCTCGACGAGCGCTGGCCCCGTCCAAGGCACGGGTGGTGTTGCCGCTGCCCCTGGCAGTGGCATTACTACTGCCACTGGCGCTGGCACTGGCTCCGGTTCTGGTGGCCAGGCACCGGCTccagctgcggctgcggcaCCCACAACGCCAACATCGACATCGGGTCCGCCCTCGGcgagcagcagcatcaact CTCTGCCGCTGACATCGATGGGAGCTGGCGTTGAGCTGGCGGTGGCGCGGCCCAAGTGTAACAGCATTCTCCACGTATTCCACGAGTGGCTGTTCGAGGCAGCGCACATAGGTGGCGATACCTGGCGCCAGAACCGCAAGA AACAGGCATGCGAAGCCAGTAAGCGGCCATCGTCGATGATAATGGAGCACCGCAAGGGTTCAATATCGCTATCGCAGCCCAACTCTCTGAACGATCCGGCCTCTCTGCCACCCACGCTGACCATCGATAAGTACGAGTCGGGCAGGGCCGAGGCCATTGGTACACTTTGCAAGATATTCTGTGCGAAGAAAACCGGCGAAGAGATACTGCCGGTCTATTTGGCCCGCTTCTATATGGCCCTCCAGCAGTGCCTGAAGATCACCGAGTCGAAGGAGTGCGACGAGACGCTGGCCAGCATTCTGCTGCATTCGGGTGATCTCTTTCGCCTGGACCTGGATGGGATCAATGTCCTGCTGCCGGGCTTCATAGCCGCCCTAGAGATTGTGCTGCCCGACAAGGATCTGAAGCTGAAAACGCAGTCAATGGCATTCAACCGGACGGAGCTGCGGCGCTCGGCCATCAACATACTGCTGTCGATAATGGTGCTGCCCCTTCATTACCAGTCACTGCCCATTCGAGATCTGTCCAGTGAGACGAACGAGAA GATGTTCACGTTCATCCAGCTCAAGTCGCGACTTATGAACATTCTGATGAACGCTCTGCAGGTGGAGACAGATGCCCAGAACACACACATGCTGCTGGGCGGCCTGCTGTTGTGCGTCCAGGATGCCGTCACCTTCGAGGAGACCGATctgggcggcggcggctctggctctggcgcCACTCATCTGCACAACTCCGGCGGTgcccagcaccagcaccagcaccatgAGGCCAATCTCCTCAGCTCGG GTTGCTCGGAGCGTTCCGCTTCGCTGGTCAGCACCGGCACGGCCAGCTTAGGGGCCCAAACGACGGCCACCATGGGAGCTGGCTCGGGCTCCATACGCGACACGGCCTCAGCCCACGATTATCCAAGTTTGACCATCTCCGATGACATGTCATTCGAGTTTGGCCAAGAGCTGGAGGGCGTGACCACATATG ATAATGCCCATGCCTTGTTCGTGCGTGCCACGTATTTGGTCTGCCATCGGCTCATCTCGTCGTGGAAAACGGACTTAAATGTCTCACTGGCGGCCCTTGAGCTGTTGTCCGGCTTGGCCAGGCTCCACATACGGGAAACAG ACACATTAGTGAAAATATACGAAGCTAGTCAGAATCTAACGATAATCTCCTCAGACGCTCTAGAGTGCAAGCGGGCCGTCAAGTGGATCTGCGACTACATATGTTATCAGTGCTCGAGGCCGCCGCCGGCCCACAGCAAGGATCTGCACAGCACGATTGTGGCTGCCTTCCAGTGCACCGCTGCATGGCTGATGCAGCATCCGTATCTGCTGCAGGATAAGGACTGCCTGCAGACAGTTCTGGAGGTGGTTGAGCTGGGCATATCTGGCaccaagagccagagcaaaaGCGGCGATATACCCAAGTTCAAGGATGAGAAGGAGCTGAAACCGGCCTCCATGAGGGTGCGAGACGCTGCCGAGAATCTGCTCACAATCATACTCGAACAGGTCGGCTATTTCCCAAGCGAGTGCGGCCCCGAGTCCATATCCTCCCTGCTCGATGAGCTGGCACTGATGAAGCACTGCAACTCGATGGTGCCGGCGGCGGCGGCCAGCACCGAGCAGGCAATTGCCAAGTTCAAGTATTTTGTGACGGAGAACTCGACGATATTGGCCCTGCTCGAGGAGCCGCTGGGCAACGATCAGGACCCGCAGCCAACAGTGACAC TGCTGATACGTGGACCATTTGGACGACATGCCTGGACCATGCAGCTGCGTCATCTTCCACGCAGTAAGTCGGGCATCAAGTACCACGCCGTCAATCCTGGTCGGCCCATTCCTATGAACGATATTAGCCAGAGACCCGAGTGCGAGCAGAAGAACTTCCCCGACGGCGTTGACAAGGTGCAGCCCTGCGTGGCCGACTATTCCATACCCACTATCGAGCAGATTCGCGAGCAGTATGGATCCGCGAGCATCAGGGAGCTGGAATTGATCCTCGAGAACCAGAGCATCCACGAGAAGCTGGCCTGGGCGGAGGCCGACAACAGTGTGGACAGTCTGTCGCATTCGCAAGAGTGCGTGCCGCCGTTGGTGTGCCAAGAGTTCCATGCCGCACGGCTTTTCCTATCTCATTTTGGCTTCCTCACATTCGAGACGCGCAATCCACACAATCCAGCGGAGTCGCTGGGAACACCGCCTCAGCGGCCCCTCATTGTGCTGGACACCAAGTCGACAGCATTTGCCGCCGATCTGGACAGGCTGGATAAGCTCAGTGCTCGCACCCATGATACCGTCTATGTATTCTATGTAAAG ACGGGTCAGACAAGTGCCCAGCAAATAATTGGCAATATGGTGGAGGAGCCCTCCCTAACCTACGATCCGCACTTTGCCGGCATGCTGCAAACCCTTGGATGGCCGGTGCTGGTGGCCGATCACTCTGGCTGGACGGGCTTTGCACACAACTCCTGGTCGCTGAAGGGAACGCCGGaggagcagcatcagcagcagcagcagctgcagcttaAATCCAATGTACCCAGCGAGCTCAATTATAATGGATCGCAGCGTGTGCTCTACTGGGCGGATGTCTCGTCGGAGATTGCTTTCGTTGTGCCGACCACTTGGAATCTGCGCTACAACAGCGACATCAGCGATGGCGCCAGCATAGCCAACAGTGATCAGATCGGATCGAGCAATGTGTGGGCACGTTGCGAGTCGGATACGGGAACTGGTCCAGCCAAGTCCAAGCCGCGGAATCTCAGCTTAGAATTGGAAACGGCCACCGGCACCGGTGCCGGTACCGGTCGCACGCAAAAGGAGCCTGTGCCGCCAACGCGACGCAAAGGGAACGTAACCAAGCCGACGCTGCTCGCTCAGGCGCCTGCCAAGATCTTCCTGGTGTGGCTGGAGAGCTACGAGGACTATCTGAACTTCCCGCTCGAGGATCTTCTTGCCTACACCCGCACCGGCGAGGAGCTGCACTCGCTCCAGCAACCCAGGGCCGCCGACTGTCATGTGATCTTCGTGCACTCGCTTCTGTCGGGACTATTAAGGGTCAAACTGCAGGGTCCACCCGGTCGCATGAGCTTTGCCACGCCCCTAGTCGATGGCATGGTGCTGAGTCGGCGCGTCGTTGGCAATCTGGTACGTCAGACGGCCCTAAACATATCCCGACGACGGCGACTGGACAATGATAA CTACCAACCGCCGCATGTGCGACGGCGATTGAAGGTGCAGGACATTGTCCAGAAGTACAAAATGGACTTGAGCGAGGCCGAGCTGTTGGCCCATCTGTTCCAGCGCGCAATTTAG